The nucleotide sequence CGGCCGAGATCGGCGACAGCGCGGCGTCGGCGGCCTTGCTGATCCGGCCCAGCGACTCGACCGCGTCGCCGAACAGGTCCCGCGTGTCGGCGAAGTGCTTGATCAGCGGCGGGAACTCGGTGAGCACCCGGTCCAGGGTGTCGTCGCGCTGGGCGACGATCGACAGCAGTCGGTTGGTCGAGTCGATGGCCCGCGTGATGTCTTCGCGCTGCGCGTTCAGCTCGGCCGTGAACGTGTCGAGCCGGCCGATGAACTCGCGGATCTGATCGCCGCGGCCGGTGAGCACGTTGCTCAGCTCGTTCTGGATCGTCTCCAGGTTCGGGATGCCGCCACCGCTGAGGATGGCGCCGATACTCGCCAGCGTCCGCTCGGTGGTGGGGAACGCCGAGGCCCGGTCGAGGGGGATGGTGTCGCCGCTCTTGAGCCTGCCCTCCGGGTCGGCCGGCGGGTCGAGCTGCACGTGCTGGCTGCCCAGCAGGCTCGTCTGGCCGATCGCCGCGGTGGTGTTGGCGGGCAGCTCGATGCCGGGCTGCACGTCGAGCGTCAGCGTCGCGACCCAGTTCTTCAGCTCGATCGAACGCACCGAGCCGACGAAGACGTCGGCC is from Mycolicibacterium grossiae and encodes:
- a CDS encoding virulence factor Mce family protein; the encoded protein is MTKLRWPGTRTLLKRAGVLSVAAVVLTSCGWQGIANVPLPGGPGSGSDKMTIYVQMPDTLALNVNSRVRVADVFVGSVRSIELKNWVATLTLDVQPGIELPANTTAAIGQTSLLGSQHVQLDPPADPEGRLKSGDTIPLDRASAFPTTERTLASIGAILSGGGIPNLETIQNELSNVLTGRGDQIREFIGRLDTFTAELNAQREDITRAIDSTNRLLSIVAQRDDTLDRVLTEFPPLIKHFADTRDLFGDAVESLGRISKAADAALSPISADLKTNLQNLQRPLKQLGRASPYLIGALKFMLTAPFPIESADKAVRGDYINVSLNVDLTLSSVDNGILTGTGLSGALRALEQSWGRDPNTMIPDVRFTPNPHTVPGGPLVERGE